In Neisseriaceae bacterium CLB008, one genomic interval encodes:
- a CDS encoding CS1-pili formation C-terminal domain-containing protein: MGKNRFLFNASIMTGAVFLALTSIEEAAAQQLADVRLGEYIIPGMFGQALQQGLTVPIYLRFVGGNPEERQKIADAAIALQDGKLLIQEVSLDADHQGATLSDETKAMVLGLEKRYFNDSTQIRLTENAELNLNIQSFVLTLDVNEDALSTAIIPRQYMLGASSVDSVSAVTNYDLGVYQTRVKNGVNNDNNYFNIRNTIGYKEHHFAIDGSVYGVGKGDEQSSQLYRAMYERDVNGNRLALGMFDTWNLQSIASLSALNASKVYGATFGNKSSTRLKANQHALTPITIFMPAAGEVHVYRNGRLLSIENFPMGSFEIDTSRLPFGIYDVDVEVMIDGEVRSKTTHRINKAFSNSHTDINEVSWEVYGGYVDYDGKARHLTDGTKETYLLGVSAAVSLPVLSGLSIHTSNYAFDKHFVNETALNLTIFDYGSLGWQGLISEKGRYRNIVNATAVIPNGYGSLWASKEKSNIKGDLGIYDSDTYSFGGTLNFNKFFDKGGALTFSRTVDHRAKTRANNFEYATSLYSGRRGSMSLRAGIQRYQYNNDTPADNRKYITLGFSIPLSNWLNVGLSSDNGDVNLDVSANKNFDTGPISSVGLRTSKKLRDKTDRSSDFSTNVYAMFDTKYSSGTVSLSRPDSKRLNGNLTAGGSIAFGGGKVVASGKREESGVIIQTNMTGGASLSAQVNGRNYKLTGKNNFIPLAPYAAYKVELMNDKNSMDSVNIVKGKTQNVTLYPGNVAVYRPEVKQLVTVFGRLTTEQGAALANAQIKNHIGKTVTDSSGAFSMDVDKRYPIITLADASQHCEVELDLRKAKGVLWVGDLDCGPRVKLAKSVKKDVATLTQPLQPLPLAPLPSQKRDPISKMPEMPLIEARQGYVPPVIVPAMISEQPFNLSSIPSLREEVANVLHHSEAYTRRGNNQDAHFYELAPILRDQNQEHATTTLFNHIDDLEPKQLEVVFSNISVTKPNSCDVFLSGIEAQSKAWIKKVSCIDAMTLAQNNQSVSEEAFDASSQYLGSI, translated from the coding sequence ATGGGAAAAAATCGTTTCCTTTTTAATGCCAGTATCATGACTGGGGCAGTATTTCTTGCGCTTACCTCGATCGAAGAGGCAGCTGCACAACAGCTGGCAGATGTACGTCTAGGGGAATATATCATTCCAGGCATGTTTGGTCAGGCGTTACAACAGGGTTTAACCGTACCTATTTATTTACGCTTTGTTGGTGGTAATCCAGAGGAACGGCAAAAAATTGCCGATGCAGCCATTGCCTTGCAAGATGGGAAGCTGTTGATTCAAGAAGTGTCTTTAGATGCCGACCATCAAGGGGCGACCCTGTCTGATGAAACCAAGGCCATGGTATTGGGCTTGGAGAAGCGTTACTTTAATGACAGCACCCAAATTCGGCTGACCGAAAATGCCGAATTAAACCTTAATATTCAATCATTTGTGCTGACTCTAGACGTTAATGAAGACGCCTTGTCTACTGCCATTATTCCTCGTCAATACATGCTAGGTGCGTCATCTGTGGACAGCGTTTCTGCAGTGACCAACTATGATCTGGGTGTGTATCAAACCCGAGTAAAAAATGGTGTCAATAACGATAATAACTATTTTAACATTCGGAATACGATCGGCTATAAAGAGCATCATTTTGCCATTGACGGTTCTGTTTATGGTGTGGGAAAAGGCGACGAGCAGAGTAGCCAGCTTTATCGAGCCATGTATGAGCGCGACGTTAACGGTAATCGACTTGCTTTAGGGATGTTTGATACCTGGAATCTACAATCCATCGCCAGTCTCTCGGCCTTGAACGCCAGTAAAGTTTATGGCGCAACATTCGGTAATAAATCCTCCACCAGATTAAAAGCCAATCAACATGCATTAACGCCGATTACTATTTTTATGCCGGCGGCGGGTGAGGTGCATGTCTATAGGAATGGGCGCTTACTCAGCATTGAAAACTTCCCAATGGGGAGTTTTGAAATAGATACCAGTCGTTTGCCATTTGGTATTTATGATGTTGATGTGGAGGTGATGATTGATGGTGAGGTGCGTTCGAAAACAACTCATAGAATCAATAAAGCATTTTCTAATAGCCATACAGACATCAATGAGGTGAGCTGGGAGGTTTATGGGGGTTATGTCGATTATGACGGTAAAGCGCGTCATCTCACCGATGGTACTAAAGAAACCTATTTATTAGGGGTGTCTGCGGCAGTAAGCCTGCCAGTATTATCTGGCCTTTCCATACACACATCTAACTACGCTTTTGATAAGCACTTCGTGAATGAAACAGCGCTAAATCTGACAATATTTGATTATGGTAGTTTAGGTTGGCAAGGCTTAATATCAGAAAAAGGTCGCTATCGTAATATCGTGAATGCCACAGCTGTGATTCCTAATGGTTATGGTTCGCTCTGGGCTAGCAAGGAAAAAAGTAATATTAAAGGTGATTTAGGTATCTATGATAGTGATACTTATTCATTTGGGGGAACCTTAAATTTTAATAAATTCTTTGATAAAGGGGGGGCTCTAACCTTTAGCCGTACAGTTGATCATCGTGCGAAAACACGCGCCAATAACTTTGAGTATGCCACGTCACTGTATTCTGGTCGTAGAGGCAGTATGAGCTTGCGAGCAGGGATACAGCGCTATCAATACAATAATGATACCCCAGCCGATAATCGAAAATACATTACTTTGGGCTTCTCCATACCTTTATCCAATTGGCTCAATGTGGGGCTGTCGTCTGATAATGGCGACGTGAATTTAGACGTTAGCGCAAATAAAAACTTTGATACTGGACCTATTAGTTCAGTGGGTTTAAGAACGTCTAAAAAATTACGGGATAAAACGGATCGCAGTAGTGATTTTTCGACTAACGTCTACGCAATGTTTGATACCAAATACAGTAGCGGTACCGTTTCATTGTCGCGCCCCGACAGCAAGCGGCTCAATGGTAACTTAACTGCAGGCGGCTCTATTGCCTTTGGCGGTGGTAAAGTGGTCGCCAGCGGTAAGCGAGAAGAATCGGGCGTGATTATTCAAACCAATATGACAGGGGGCGCCTCTTTGTCTGCCCAGGTCAATGGGCGTAATTACAAGCTAACCGGTAAGAATAACTTTATCCCTTTAGCGCCTTATGCGGCCTATAAAGTTGAGTTGATGAACGATAAAAACAGTATGGACAGTGTCAATATTGTTAAAGGTAAAACTCAAAATGTCACCCTTTATCCTGGCAACGTAGCGGTTTATCGACCAGAGGTTAAACAGTTAGTAACCGTTTTTGGACGTTTAACGACAGAGCAGGGTGCCGCCTTGGCCAATGCCCAGATTAAAAACCATATTGGTAAAACGGTGACGGATAGTAGTGGTGCGTTCTCAATGGACGTTGATAAGCGTTACCCAATCATCACTTTGGCGGATGCCAGCCAGCATTGCGAGGTTGAACTTGATTTGCGCAAAGCTAAGGGGGTGCTGTGGGTGGGGGATTTAGATTGTGGTCCAAGGGTTAAATTAGCTAAATCGGTCAAGAAAGATGTGGCTACGCTTACTCAGCCGCTACAGCCCCTTCCACTTGCGCCACTGCCTAGTCAAAAGCGTGACCCTATTTCAAAAATGCCAGAGATGCCACTAATTGAGGCTCGTCAAGGTTATGTGCCACCGGTTATCGTACCGGCCATGATTTCTGAGCAGCCTTTTAATTTGTCTTCTATCCCCTCGTTGCGAGAGGAGGTGGCTAATGTATTGCATCATAGTGAGGCCTATACGCGCCGAGGAAATAATCAGGATGCTCATTTTTATGAATTAGCCCCCATCTTGCGGGATCAAAATCAAGAGCATGCAACAACTACGCTTTTTAATCACATAGATGATTTGGAACCAAAACAGTTAGAGGTCGTGTTTTCAAATATTTCTGTAACAAAGCCAAATAGTTGTGATGTATTTTTATCTGGTATAGAGGCACAAAGTAAGGCATGGATTAAAAAAGTTTCTTGCATCGACGCGATGACGCTGGCACAAAATAATCAGTCAGTGAGTGAGGAAGCGTTTGATGCTTCTAGCCAATATTTGGGCAGTATATGA
- a CDS encoding RNA polymerase sigma factor, whose translation MQANSTATVAAITLTLNEVDKLYRTHAHWLLNLLKYKIGDRHLAEDITHDAFIKILVTCSSETNPTIRSSPKNFLQMIAKNLFIDKIRRTIIEQNYHTYLANMQSEAADYNLENHIAAIETLTKLSKALGRCPKRAQDVFLLYYFDNFTQNDIAKRLHISLASVKRDLCQCALIAYEIEFDL comes from the coding sequence ATGCAAGCGAACTCAACAGCAACAGTAGCTGCTATCACTCTCACCCTTAACGAGGTAGATAAGCTATACCGTACCCATGCACATTGGCTATTAAATTTATTAAAATATAAAATTGGTGATCGTCACTTAGCGGAAGATATTACACACGATGCCTTTATAAAAATTTTGGTAACCTGCTCAAGCGAAACCAATCCAACCATACGTTCGAGCCCAAAAAATTTTCTACAAATGATCGCTAAAAATTTATTCATTGATAAAATAAGAAGAACCATCATTGAGCAAAATTACCATACTTATTTAGCTAATATGCAATCAGAAGCCGCTGATTATAACTTAGAAAATCATATTGCTGCGATCGAGACGCTAACCAAACTTTCAAAAGCTTTAGGACGATGCCCTAAACGAGCACAAGATGTTTTTTTGCTCTATTACTTTGATAACTTTACCCAAAATGACATTGCCAAACGGCTTCATATTTCTTTAGCCAGCGTCAAGCGTGACTTATGCCAATGCGCATTAATTGCCTATGAAATAGAATTTGATCTGTAA
- a CDS encoding common pilus major fimbrillin subunit EcpA — protein sequence MKKLTLAALLVASFGAISVAHADDRTATAIASWDAKAIKDTQSMLVVTPLKSLTFNYAEGQQAFNTLDGAFDVTIAGQSGATDFKLASKIISSTLARSSDDSTLEVGVKWNGEQLSKDAEVVMIDTATSVNTGLTALTAGDAFGQSDRVSALGQFNFNITSASLAGAPTTYKDLTDGLWDGNVNVEFIATWSGTFI from the coding sequence TGAAAAAATTAACACTTGCTGCGTTACTCGTTGCTTCATTTGGTGCCATTTCTGTTGCTCATGCTGATGATCGTACAGCGACTGCTATTGCTAGTTGGGATGCTAAAGCAATTAAAGATACCCAAAGCATGTTGGTGGTAACCCCACTTAAGTCTTTGACCTTTAATTATGCAGAAGGCCAACAGGCATTTAATACGCTTGACGGCGCGTTTGACGTGACCATTGCGGGCCAATCTGGTGCCACCGACTTTAAACTGGCTTCTAAAATCATCTCTTCTACGCTAGCTCGTTCTTCTGACGACTCTACCTTAGAAGTAGGCGTTAAGTGGAATGGAGAGCAGCTATCTAAAGATGCAGAAGTAGTGATGATCGATACCGCTACCAGCGTTAATACCGGTTTGACTGCTTTGACTGCAGGCGATGCTTTTGGTCAATCTGATCGCGTGAGTGCCCTAGGCCAATTTAACTTTAATATTACTTCTGCTTCTCTTGCTGGTGCACCCACAACTTATAAAGACCTAACTGACGGCCTATGGGACGGTAATGTGAACGTAGAGTTTATTGCCACTTGGAGCGGTACCTTTATCTAA
- a CDS encoding FecR domain-containing protein produces the protein MSSGKTPSRIHIQAALDWYYTLEGCSEDASEHPEFQAWLKANEQHQTAWNRITYLNSQWRGVANSETLSVINSVEQLKAHQDIYQASKTYLAGPIKRHAKKILVWCCLVSSLIYAQQNQWGQWLTADYRNGIGEPLTITLDDHSQLTLASGTAVDIKYTDEVRRIVVKKGMVLSSVARQPHRPFIVETSYGTAKALGTIYSVQLQKDHMVVNVIESSVQVCPQDNLANQCQALNAGNKAKINKSLVYDVEKQTDAYPLAWLDQQIVVDDILLSDLLAQLNKHHFGFIHYSEKDFADLHISGIFPLNDPIEALNRIQAALPIQYHTFTNKLIHVRKNN, from the coding sequence ATGTCCTCAGGCAAAACACCCTCTCGTATACATATTCAAGCGGCTCTAGACTGGTACTACACTCTAGAAGGCTGTTCTGAGGACGCTTCAGAGCACCCAGAATTTCAAGCCTGGCTTAAAGCTAATGAACAACACCAGACCGCTTGGAATCGTATTACCTATTTAAATAGTCAATGGAGAGGCGTAGCCAATTCCGAAACGTTATCAGTGATCAATAGTGTAGAGCAACTTAAGGCTCACCAAGACATTTATCAAGCTAGTAAAACCTACTTAGCCGGCCCAATTAAACGACACGCAAAAAAAATACTGGTATGGTGTTGCTTGGTTTCAAGCTTAATCTATGCGCAGCAGAACCAATGGGGCCAGTGGCTTACAGCTGATTACCGTAATGGTATTGGGGAGCCTTTAACCATTACCTTAGATGATCATAGTCAGCTCACTCTGGCCAGCGGTACAGCAGTTGACATCAAGTATACTGATGAAGTCAGGAGAATTGTGGTTAAAAAAGGCATGGTTCTATCTAGCGTTGCAAGACAACCACATCGCCCTTTTATCGTAGAGACCTCCTATGGCACAGCAAAAGCCTTAGGCACTATTTATTCCGTTCAGTTACAGAAAGACCACATGGTGGTTAACGTCATTGAGTCAAGTGTCCAAGTTTGTCCTCAAGACAATTTGGCTAATCAATGTCAGGCATTGAACGCGGGAAACAAGGCAAAAATCAATAAGAGCCTAGTTTATGATGTAGAGAAACAGACCGATGCTTACCCGCTTGCTTGGCTAGACCAACAAATCGTTGTTGATGATATATTACTATCAGACTTATTAGCTCAGCTCAACAAGCATCACTTTGGCTTCATTCATTACAGTGAAAAAGACTTTGCTGATTTGCATATTTCAGGTATTTTTCCACTAAATGATCCAATTGAGGCTTTAAATCGCATCCAGGCTGCCTTACCTATTCAATATCATACCTTCACAAATAAACTCATTCATGTAAGAAAAAACAATTAA
- a CDS encoding recombinase family protein, which translates to MNMLKNGRRRIGYARVSTEDQTLNLQKDALINSGCDIVYTEVASGKSASTRRKLKTCLKKLKSGDILVVWRLDRLGRSVQDLIKIITNLERKNISFESLTESIDTTSHTGKLIFHVFAALAEFERNLIRERTLAGLASARLRGRIGGRQRLLNDQQIRSIKHSVKTLKCPISKVANEYAVSRGTIYNALKTN; encoded by the coding sequence ATGAATATGCTTAAGAACGGCCGAAGGCGAATTGGTTATGCCCGTGTATCCACAGAAGACCAAACCTTAAACTTACAAAAAGATGCATTAATTAATTCAGGATGTGACATTGTTTATACAGAAGTCGCCAGCGGTAAAAGCGCCTCAACAAGGCGAAAACTGAAAACCTGTTTAAAAAAATTAAAATCAGGTGACATACTGGTCGTTTGGCGTTTGGATCGATTAGGCAGGAGCGTGCAGGACTTAATTAAAATCATCACAAATCTTGAGCGTAAAAACATTTCTTTTGAAAGCTTAACGGAAAGCATCGACACTACCAGCCATACTGGCAAGCTAATCTTTCATGTGTTTGCCGCACTTGCGGAATTTGAGCGTAACCTGATCCGTGAACGTACCCTAGCTGGACTTGCTTCTGCTCGTTTAAGAGGCAGAATCGGTGGCCGACAAAGGTTATTAAATGACCAACAAATCAGATCAATTAAACACTCAGTTAAAACGCTAAAATGTCCTATCTCAAAAGTAGCGAACGAATATGCTGTGTCTAGAGGCACTATTTATAATGCTTTGAAAACAAACTAA